Proteins found in one Gammaproteobacteria bacterium genomic segment:
- the prmC gene encoding peptide chain release factor N(5)-glutamine methyltransferase → MTNIKQAVQHGRETLNYRSENPQHEASLLLAHTIDKTKEYLIAHSEDQLSNVEFEWYKNYLARRLEGEPIAYIQQQKEFWSLPLKVTPGVLIPRPDTEALVEAALEHIPNNGRANILDLGTGSGCIALALAKERPNANIIACDNSELCIDTAKLNAESLNIKNITPITSDWFSSVEFKNFDLIISNPPYIAYDDDNIDYSVEKYEPETALFSRDQGLADLFHIIKHAPDYLCANGTLIVEHGFAQATDVRLQFIKYHYNNIQTLQDVQQNDRLTQGTISK, encoded by the coding sequence GTGACTAATATTAAACAAGCAGTTCAGCACGGTCGCGAAACTTTAAATTACCGGTCTGAAAATCCTCAACATGAAGCTTCTCTTCTTCTTGCTCATACTATTGATAAAACCAAAGAATATTTAATCGCTCATTCGGAAGATCAGTTAAGTAATGTAGAATTTGAATGGTACAAAAACTATTTAGCTCGCCGCCTTGAAGGCGAGCCAATTGCTTATATACAACAACAAAAAGAATTTTGGTCGCTTCCCTTAAAAGTGACACCTGGTGTACTAATTCCTCGTCCAGACACTGAAGCTTTAGTTGAAGCAGCTCTCGAGCATATTCCCAATAATGGTCGCGCAAATATATTAGACCTGGGCACTGGCAGCGGCTGCATTGCATTAGCATTAGCCAAAGAAAGGCCTAATGCAAATATTATTGCTTGCGACAATTCTGAGCTTTGTATAGACACTGCAAAACTTAATGCAGAGTCACTAAATATTAAAAATATAACACCGATCACTAGTGATTGGTTTAGCTCAGTAGAATTTAAAAACTTTGATTTGATAATTAGCAATCCACCTTACATAGCCTATGATGACGATAACATTGACTATAGTGTAGAAAAATATGAGCCTGAAACAGCTCTATTTTCAAGAGATCAGGGATTAGCCGATTTATTCCATATTATAAAACATGCGCCTGATTATTTATGCGCTAATGGCACATTGATAGTTGAACATGGCTTCGCGCAAGCAACCGATGTTCGTTTACAGTTTATAAAGTATCACTACAATAACATTCAGACGCTACAAGACGTGCAACAAAATGATCGTCTCACACAAGGAACAATATCGAAATAA
- a CDS encoding TusE/DsrC/DsvC family sulfur relay protein, which yields MEIQTDEDGFLLDPDNWDKNFALSTAKDSKLELNEDHWRVIHMIRELYSASGVVPELRTILKNLRTAIGKDKATRKYVYALFPYGYGQQGCKIAGMRKPLKLWLDL from the coding sequence ATGGAAATTCAAACAGACGAAGATGGATTCTTACTAGATCCAGACAACTGGGACAAAAACTTTGCATTGTCGACAGCTAAAGATTCCAAATTAGAATTGAACGAAGATCATTGGCGTGTAATTCATATGATACGTGAATTATATTCGGCGTCAGGCGTAGTACCAGAATTACGCACCATCCTTAAAAATTTACGAACAGCTATTGGTAAAGACAAAGCAACACGCAAATATGTATATGCCTTATTCCCTTATGGGTACGGCCAACAAGGCTGTAAAATTGCCGGCATGCGAAAGCCATTAAAATTATGGTTAGATTTATAA
- a CDS encoding TlpA disulfide reductase family protein, whose amino-acid sequence MLKLIQVSVVSFFCVFATQFAYSASVGDDAPSFRARSLDGSETISKADLEGKVVFVDFWASWCPPCLKSLPEFENIQTSFSGRDDVVVLAINLDENPKDATDFIKKINVSYKILADKSGEIPESFGVNAMPTSYIIDKSGVIRYVHNGYKSGDVDKIKTEIEKLL is encoded by the coding sequence ATGCTTAAACTTATCCAAGTATCTGTAGTTTCTTTCTTTTGTGTTTTTGCCACACAGTTTGCTTACTCTGCAAGTGTGGGTGATGACGCACCTTCATTTCGTGCTCGCTCACTAGATGGTTCAGAAACTATCAGCAAGGCAGACCTTGAAGGGAAAGTAGTGTTTGTTGATTTCTGGGCATCCTGGTGTCCACCTTGCTTAAAATCATTACCTGAATTTGAAAACATACAAACTTCATTCTCTGGCAGAGATGATGTTGTAGTACTGGCTATCAACCTTGATGAAAATCCTAAAGATGCGACTGATTTCATCAAGAAAATAAATGTCAGTTACAAAATACTTGCTGATAAATCTGGCGAAATTCCTGAATCATTTGGTGTCAACGCAATGCCAACCTCTTACATCATCGACAAATCAGGCGTGATCCGTTATGTGCACAACGGCTATAAATCAGGCGACGTGGACAAAATCAAAACCGAGATTGAGAAATTACTATGA
- a CDS encoding DUF4266 domain-containing protein, with product MSTKLTVALILITLFVTSGCTTVKPWERGTLSKKEMSWSPDPLAATLGEHIYFAKEAAAGGYGSAGGGCGCN from the coding sequence ATGAGCACTAAGCTAACTGTAGCTTTAATTCTCATTACACTATTTGTTACATCTGGTTGTACTACTGTCAAGCCATGGGAACGCGGCACGCTTTCCAAGAAAGAAATGTCATGGTCACCTGATCCACTTGCAGCAACCTTAGGTGAACACATTTATTTTGCTAAAGAAGCAGCTGCAGGCGGATACGGCTCTGCAGGTGGCGGCTGTGGCTGCAACTAA
- a CDS encoding DUF3570 domain-containing protein codes for MSYNKKQNISPTLAALYSAAFALPAYNKTVEAAGAPDSEPSISARISKYDEDRLSSSNFSGLGDQKRYDIEVGQVSVVYPINDTVQLTVDSAYEKMSGASPWFVQPDAEGSPVQVMSGATIDDERFDASAKLDIYKGKYTISPSVGFSTEKDYQAIFGGVSVARELDNKSTTLRGGISASFDEVKPTSDVVNDPNRIDSDDKENVSAFVGIGQVINKNTVVQSTFTIGHLSGFLSDPYKLVFNSAVPGLRDNRPDDRTQYIWSAQLRRWSETLSAALHADYRFYYDDWNIRSHTLDVGFLKHTDSGWSFEYSMRYYSQTQAEFYEPFYQAARSDGYYSSDYRLSPYGALSFRVKLAETINNWTVGVSAERYISDKSYSLQSVDVENPGLVDFTLFTFGVDYSFK; via the coding sequence ATGTCATACAATAAAAAACAAAACATCAGCCCTACTTTAGCCGCGCTGTATTCAGCAGCATTTGCATTACCCGCCTACAATAAAACGGTCGAAGCTGCTGGCGCGCCAGATAGCGAGCCCAGCATAAGCGCACGTATTTCTAAATACGATGAAGATCGTTTAAGTAGCAGCAACTTCTCTGGTTTAGGCGACCAAAAACGCTACGACATTGAAGTCGGGCAAGTTAGTGTGGTTTACCCAATTAATGACACTGTACAACTCACTGTTGATAGCGCTTATGAAAAAATGAGTGGTGCATCTCCATGGTTCGTGCAACCAGATGCCGAAGGCAGCCCGGTACAAGTGATGAGTGGCGCAACCATTGATGACGAACGTTTTGATGCCAGTGCAAAATTAGATATTTACAAAGGTAAATACACCATTAGTCCCAGTGTAGGCTTCTCTACCGAAAAAGATTACCAGGCTATCTTTGGTGGCGTATCGGTAGCACGTGAATTAGACAACAAATCAACCACTTTACGCGGAGGAATATCCGCATCGTTTGATGAAGTCAAACCTACTTCAGATGTAGTTAACGATCCTAATCGTATAGATAGTGATGACAAAGAAAATGTCAGCGCCTTTGTAGGCATCGGCCAAGTCATTAACAAAAATACCGTGGTTCAATCTACATTTACTATTGGCCACCTTTCAGGATTTTTATCTGACCCATATAAATTAGTATTTAATTCAGCGGTGCCTGGACTGAGAGACAATCGGCCTGATGATCGCACTCAATATATATGGTCCGCACAGCTTAGACGCTGGTCAGAAACATTAAGCGCAGCATTACATGCAGACTACCGGTTTTATTATGACGATTGGAATATACGCTCACACACACTAGATGTTGGCTTTCTCAAACATACCGATAGTGGTTGGAGTTTTGAATATTCAATGCGCTATTACAGTCAAACACAGGCTGAGTTTTATGAACCGTTTTACCAGGCTGCGCGCTCAGACGGCTATTACTCTAGCGATTATCGTCTATCACCTTATGGCGCACTGTCGTTTCGCGTAAAACTAGCAGAAACTATAAATAACTGGACGGTTGGTGTTTCTGCTGAGAGATATATTAGTGACAAATCTTATTCTTTACAAAGTGTCGATGTAGAAAATCCTGGACTCGTCGACTTTACATTATTCACATTTGGAGTGGACTACTCATTTAAATAA
- a CDS encoding FAD:protein FMN transferase codes for MEIYNFPFRAMGSPCEFQLYTSDKNVAETACKKAHAEVTRLEKKYSRYRSDSVTSTINKSSGNLSGTKVDSETALLIDYAQAVYKQSEGLFDITSGVLRRAWNFKSNNLPTQSQIDETLELVGWQYVEWQRPHIVLKKKGMEIDFGGYVKEYAVDAAANTLRNHGINAGLVDLGGDLKVLGPHPDNKPWQIGIRHPRDPANAIATTTLGQGAIASSGDYERFMTIDGKRYAHILNPKTGWPIEGFSAVSVIASECLIAGSCSTVAMLKGEQQGKSWLDSLKLPYISVTKDMHVDGTTNLD; via the coding sequence ATGGAAATCTATAATTTTCCATTTCGCGCGATGGGCAGTCCGTGCGAATTCCAACTCTACACTTCAGATAAAAATGTTGCTGAAACTGCTTGTAAAAAAGCTCACGCAGAAGTTACTCGATTAGAAAAAAAATATTCTCGATATCGCTCTGATAGCGTTACTAGCACAATCAATAAATCCTCAGGCAATCTGTCAGGCACTAAAGTCGATAGCGAAACTGCCTTACTAATAGATTATGCACAAGCTGTTTATAAACAAAGTGAAGGCTTATTCGATATCACTTCTGGCGTATTAAGAAGAGCATGGAATTTCAAATCGAATAATTTACCAACACAGTCGCAAATTGATGAAACTTTGGAATTAGTTGGTTGGCAATATGTTGAATGGCAACGTCCACATATTGTACTCAAGAAGAAAGGCATGGAAATTGATTTTGGTGGTTACGTTAAAGAATATGCAGTGGACGCAGCAGCAAATACTTTGCGCAACCATGGTATAAATGCCGGTTTAGTAGATCTTGGTGGAGACCTTAAAGTATTAGGACCTCATCCTGACAACAAACCATGGCAAATTGGCATAAGGCATCCAAGAGATCCAGCCAATGCAATTGCAACAACCACCCTAGGACAGGGTGCTATTGCAAGTAGCGGAGACTATGAACGCTTTATGACAATCGACGGCAAACGCTACGCACATATTCTTAATCCAAAAACAGGTTGGCCTATTGAAGGTTTCAGCGCGGTAAGCGTCATTGCAAGCGAATGTTTAATTGCTGGGAGCTGCTCAACTGTCGCCATGTTAAAAGGTGAACAACAAGGAAAATCTTGGTTAGACTCATTAAAACTCCCATACATTAGCGTTACTAAAGACATGCATGTGGATGGCACAACTAATCTTGATTAA
- a CDS encoding Rrf2 family transcriptional regulator, whose product MRLTKYSDFALRTLIYAATAKRRCTIDEISQSYAIPKNHLVKVVNQLATLGFIHSIRGKGGGFELAEEPSAINIGDVVRATEQSFDLVECFSSENQCVLTPSCKLSAILVEALDQFLAVLDDYSLEDLLAPKIKVILNFN is encoded by the coding sequence ATGCGATTAACTAAATACAGTGATTTTGCACTGAGAACATTAATATATGCAGCAACAGCCAAGCGACGATGTACTATTGATGAAATTTCACAAAGTTATGCGATTCCAAAAAATCACTTAGTGAAAGTAGTGAATCAGCTAGCAACTCTTGGATTTATACATTCAATTCGTGGCAAAGGCGGTGGCTTTGAATTAGCAGAAGAACCATCTGCAATTAATATAGGCGATGTGGTGCGTGCTACAGAACAAAGTTTTGATTTGGTGGAGTGTTTTTCTTCTGAAAATCAGTGTGTGTTAACACCCAGTTGTAAATTGTCAGCTATTCTTGTTGAAGCGCTTGATCAATTCTTAGCGGTATTAGATGATTACTCGCTCGAAGATTTGCTGGCTCCAAAAATTAAAGTGATACTTAATTTTAATTAA
- a CDS encoding group 1 truncated hemoglobin produces MSKSLFERIGGDAAVSAAVDIFYGKVISDNHINGFFEGVDMTKQMRKMKSFLSYAFGANTPFHGESMRTAHERLVKQGLNDSHFDAVKNHIDSTLKELDVAQPLIDEVLTITESTRNDVLNK; encoded by the coding sequence ATGTCTAAAAGTCTATTTGAAAGAATCGGTGGCGACGCTGCAGTGAGTGCAGCTGTCGATATTTTTTATGGAAAAGTAATTTCCGATAACCACATAAATGGCTTTTTTGAAGGCGTTGACATGACAAAGCAAATGCGCAAAATGAAATCATTTTTATCTTATGCGTTTGGTGCAAATACACCTTTCCACGGCGAATCTATGCGTACAGCTCATGAGCGATTAGTAAAACAAGGATTAAATGACAGCCATTTTGACGCTGTTAAAAATCACATCGACAGTACATTAAAAGAGTTAGATGTTGCTCAACCTCTTATTGATGAAGTACTAACTATTACAGAATCAACCAGGAATGATGTCTTAAACAAATAG
- a CDS encoding helix-turn-helix transcriptional regulator, which yields MSNIAHRITQARKSRGLSQELLAERLKISRGACGHWERGKALPSTEHLTELSKILNVRLEWLINGEGEMQTNHQISEASVPAYIIEDDETKEVAERYYRLSNRKRQIILDLLRELSS from the coding sequence ATGTCGAACATCGCGCACAGAATCACTCAAGCTAGGAAATCACGTGGCCTTTCCCAAGAATTACTCGCGGAGCGCTTGAAAATTTCGCGCGGCGCATGTGGTCACTGGGAAAGAGGCAAAGCACTCCCCAGCACTGAACATCTAACAGAATTATCTAAAATATTAAATGTGCGTCTGGAATGGCTCATCAATGGTGAAGGTGAAATGCAAACCAACCACCAGATTTCTGAAGCATCTGTCCCCGCCTACATAATAGAAGATGATGAGACCAAAGAAGTTGCTGAACGCTATTACCGATTATCTAATCGAAAGCGGCAGATAATTCTCGATTTACTAAGAGAACTTTCGAGCTAA
- a CDS encoding DsrE family protein, with translation MKLQRIITLSFVNILLVLQLTNVHAGNPNDADALEGIETGKVIWDVTLSKPSRLLFVMKVIDETYEDLLKQNVKPDMVFTFHGRVLKLLSSQPLELELEEELALEELLALIQTLSNKPGVKMESCSVASRILGIDNNTIISEVKPVGNTFVSLIGYQQKGYALIPIR, from the coding sequence ATGAAATTACAACGCATAATCACACTTAGCTTCGTTAACATTTTATTAGTATTACAGCTAACTAACGTACATGCTGGAAATCCAAATGATGCTGATGCATTAGAAGGGATAGAAACAGGCAAAGTGATATGGGATGTCACTTTAAGCAAACCTAGTCGTCTTTTATTCGTCATGAAAGTGATTGACGAGACTTATGAAGATTTACTTAAGCAAAACGTTAAACCTGATATGGTTTTCACATTTCATGGACGCGTATTGAAATTATTGTCTTCACAGCCATTAGAATTAGAACTGGAAGAAGAATTGGCACTAGAAGAGTTACTTGCTTTAATTCAAACACTAAGCAATAAGCCGGGAGTAAAAATGGAATCATGCTCGGTTGCTTCGCGTATTTTAGGTATTGATAACAACACCATCATTTCTGAAGTTAAACCTGTAGGCAATACATTCGTTTCATTAATTGGCTACCAGCAAAAAGGCTATGCTTTAATTCCTATCAGATAA
- a CDS encoding Re/Si-specific NAD(P)(+) transhydrogenase subunit alpha, whose product MKIGVPNEIHENECRVAMTPDTAKRLQKLGFETSIEAGAGASANFTDAAYREAGVEVISDTAQLWSNADIILKVRSPETNSSGVDEVSLMSSGTTLISFIWPAQNEDLLKKLEAQNVTALAMDSVPRISRAQKMDALSSMANIAGYRAVIEAANQFGRFFTGQITAAGKVPPAKVMVIGAGVAGLAALGTANGLGAIVRAFDTRPEVKQQVESMGAQFLELEFEEEDDGPSSTGYAKTMSKEFIEAEMALFREQAKEVDIIITTALIPGRPAPKLILADMVESMKEGSVIVDLAAEQGGNCELTEPGKIVVKHGVTLIGYMDLPSRLPNQSSQLYGSNLCHMLNDLTPEKDGNINVNMEDDVIRGATVVKNGEITFPPPPIAVSAAPAAPKAAMPEPEPEREKSGMGLIITMLIAAAGLFWLGKVAPAEFMQNFSIFVLSCFIGYMVIWNVTPALHTPLMSVTNAISSVIIIGSLLQVGSSSPLIMWLALVSILIASINIGGGFAVTQRMLQMFRKDD is encoded by the coding sequence ATGAAGATCGGTGTACCTAACGAAATTCACGAAAATGAATGCCGCGTTGCGATGACGCCGGATACAGCCAAGCGTCTGCAAAAGCTTGGATTCGAAACATCCATAGAAGCCGGTGCTGGCGCAAGTGCAAACTTTACTGATGCTGCTTACCGAGAAGCAGGTGTAGAAGTCATTTCTGACACGGCACAGCTTTGGTCTAACGCCGACATTATTTTAAAGGTTCGCTCACCAGAGACAAACTCTTCTGGTGTTGATGAGGTTAGCCTGATGTCTTCAGGCACCACTTTAATTAGTTTTATATGGCCTGCTCAGAATGAAGATTTACTCAAAAAACTAGAGGCACAAAACGTAACCGCGTTAGCTATGGACTCTGTGCCACGAATTTCACGTGCACAAAAAATGGATGCATTATCATCCATGGCAAATATTGCTGGTTATCGTGCTGTTATTGAAGCTGCTAATCAGTTTGGAAGATTCTTTACTGGTCAGATAACTGCAGCCGGCAAAGTACCTCCAGCAAAAGTTATGGTAATTGGTGCTGGAGTAGCTGGCTTAGCCGCACTTGGCACTGCAAATGGTCTCGGCGCCATTGTTCGAGCATTTGATACTCGCCCAGAAGTTAAGCAACAAGTGGAAAGTATGGGTGCACAATTCTTAGAACTTGAATTTGAAGAAGAAGATGATGGCCCTTCTTCTACTGGCTACGCTAAAACAATGAGTAAAGAATTCATTGAGGCAGAAATGGCTTTATTCAGAGAACAAGCAAAAGAAGTCGACATTATTATTACTACTGCTTTGATTCCAGGTAGACCCGCACCAAAATTGATTCTAGCTGACATGGTTGAATCCATGAAAGAAGGTAGCGTTATTGTTGACTTAGCCGCTGAACAAGGCGGTAACTGTGAGTTAACAGAACCTGGAAAAATTGTTGTTAAACATGGTGTGACCCTTATAGGTTATATGGACCTTCCAAGTCGCTTACCAAATCAATCCAGTCAACTATATGGTTCAAATTTATGCCATATGTTGAATGACTTAACACCAGAAAAAGATGGCAATATCAACGTTAATATGGAAGACGATGTGATTCGTGGGGCAACCGTTGTTAAAAACGGTGAAATCACTTTCCCACCACCTCCAATTGCAGTTTCGGCTGCACCCGCTGCACCTAAAGCAGCAATGCCAGAACCTGAACCTGAAAGAGAAAAAAGCGGAATGGGTTTAATCATTACTATGCTGATTGCCGCCGCAGGATTGTTCTGGTTAGGGAAAGTTGCACCAGCAGAATTCATGCAAAACTTTTCTATTTTTGTTTTATCTTGCTTCATTGGGTACATGGTTATCTGGAATGTCACACCAGCACTGCACACACCACTAATGAGTGTGACCAATGCAATTAGTAGTGTGATTATTATTGGCTCCTTGCTTCAAGTAGGCAGCTCAAGTCCGCTGATAATGTGGCTTGCTTTAGTCTCGATACTGATAGCTTCGATAAACATAGGCGGTGGTTTTGCGGTAACACAACGCATGCTACAAATGTTCCGTAAAGACGACTAA
- the pntB gene encoding Re/Si-specific NAD(P)(+) transhydrogenase subunit beta: MNPQLLTVSYLAAGALFIFSLGGLSNQESARRGNVFGMLGMAVAILATIFSGQVGAFEKFIPAMIIGALVGIVIAKKVEMTSMPELVAGFHSFVGAAAVMVGFASYLDPTAHFEGAEKTIHDVEVYLGVFIGIITFTGSVIAFGKLSGKISGKPLMLPARHWLNLIMLFACLYYGYEFINAESHATGWMPLVIMTVIAGVIGIHLIMAIGGADMPVVVSMLNSYSGWAAAATGFMLGNIALIVVGALVGSSGAILSYIMCRAMNRNFVSVILGGFGTSGGSSAASGDEEVGEVTSATAEEVAGLLKDASNVIIVPGYGMAVAQAQTVVSDIVKKLRSNGVNVRFGIHPVAGRLPGHMNVLLAEAKVPYDIVLEMDELNEDFPDTDVSLVIGANDIVNPAAQTDPNSPIAGMPVLEVWKAKSCIVLKRSMASGYAGVDNPLFYKENTDMLFGDAKDSMSEVLKNLD; this comes from the coding sequence ATGAATCCACAATTACTAACTGTTTCTTATCTCGCTGCAGGCGCTTTATTTATCTTCAGTCTTGGCGGACTAAGTAATCAAGAATCTGCACGTCGAGGAAATGTTTTCGGCATGCTTGGAATGGCCGTTGCTATTTTAGCCACTATCTTTAGCGGTCAAGTCGGTGCATTTGAAAAATTCATCCCTGCCATGATCATTGGTGCATTAGTTGGAATAGTCATTGCAAAAAAAGTTGAAATGACATCCATGCCTGAATTGGTCGCAGGCTTTCATAGTTTCGTAGGTGCTGCTGCTGTGATGGTAGGGTTTGCGAGCTACCTAGACCCAACTGCACATTTTGAAGGCGCGGAAAAAACTATACATGATGTTGAAGTTTACCTCGGGGTATTCATTGGCATTATTACTTTTACAGGGTCCGTTATTGCATTTGGCAAATTGAGCGGGAAAATTTCTGGCAAACCATTAATGCTTCCTGCACGTCATTGGTTAAATTTAATCATGCTATTTGCGTGTTTGTATTACGGCTATGAATTTATCAATGCTGAATCACACGCAACAGGGTGGATGCCACTTGTGATAATGACCGTGATTGCAGGAGTAATTGGTATACACCTCATCATGGCCATTGGTGGTGCCGATATGCCAGTGGTTGTTTCCATGCTAAATAGTTACTCAGGCTGGGCTGCTGCTGCAACTGGCTTTATGCTTGGCAATATTGCATTAATTGTTGTTGGTGCATTAGTTGGTTCCAGTGGAGCAATCTTAAGTTACATTATGTGTCGCGCCATGAACCGGAATTTCGTCAGTGTTATATTGGGCGGTTTTGGAACCTCCGGCGGAAGTTCCGCGGCGAGTGGCGACGAAGAAGTTGGCGAAGTTACATCAGCCACCGCAGAAGAGGTTGCCGGACTGCTTAAAGATGCTAGCAATGTCATAATTGTTCCTGGCTATGGAATGGCAGTTGCTCAGGCTCAAACAGTTGTCAGTGACATTGTTAAAAAGCTACGCTCAAATGGCGTCAATGTAAGATTTGGTATTCACCCAGTCGCTGGAAGACTACCAGGGCACATGAACGTTCTATTAGCCGAAGCCAAAGTCCCTTACGATATTGTGTTGGAGATGGATGAGTTAAATGAAGACTTCCCTGACACAGATGTATCCCTTGTCATAGGCGCGAATGATATCGTTAACCCTGCCGCACAAACAGATCCAAACAGCCCAATCGCAGGCATGCCGGTACTGGAAGTCTGGAAAGCAAAGTCTTGTATCGTACTTAAAAGAAGTATGGCATCAGGATATGCCGGCGTTGACAATCCATTGTTCTACAAAGAAAACACTGACATGTTGTTTGGTGACGCTAAAGACAGCATGAGTGAAGTGCTGAAAAATTTAGATTAA
- a CDS encoding NAD(P)H-dependent oxidoreductase, with the protein MNVLIIYAHPNPLSFNQSILKVINSSFKNKGATVRLKDLYAERFDPVLDEEQLSLQNEGSLPENIKREQEQVTWADTIVVIYPLWWFDRPAILKGWFDRVFTKEFAYNFDENGVQGLLTGKRAIVVVTAGGTKKDFGKNADQLTKSTTEGTLAFCGITDIVDRVFYSVPIVKAEERAKMLEELDVLVKNF; encoded by the coding sequence ATGAACGTACTAATTATATACGCACATCCAAATCCGTTAAGTTTCAATCAATCTATATTGAAGGTAATTAATTCATCCTTCAAAAACAAGGGTGCAACAGTACGCCTGAAAGATTTATACGCGGAACGTTTTGACCCGGTCTTGGATGAAGAGCAACTATCACTGCAAAATGAAGGCAGTCTGCCTGAAAATATTAAACGCGAACAGGAGCAAGTCACATGGGCAGATACAATTGTTGTTATATATCCATTATGGTGGTTTGACCGCCCTGCGATATTGAAAGGTTGGTTTGATCGTGTGTTTACAAAAGAGTTTGCATACAACTTCGATGAGAATGGTGTGCAAGGGTTATTAACTGGCAAGCGTGCTATTGTAGTAGTTACTGCGGGTGGCACTAAAAAAGACTTTGGAAAAAATGCAGATCAATTAACAAAAAGCACCACTGAAGGAACCTTAGCCTTTTGTGGTATTACTGATATTGTCGATCGAGTTTTCTATTCAGTACCAATAGTTAAAGCTGAAGAGCGAGCTAAAATGCTAGAAGAATTAGATGTGTTAGTGAAAAATTTCTAG